AATCAGATTAAGAaacgaaattaaaaaaaagagagaaaaaaaactggGCACACTATACCATCCGCTGGTTCCTACAAAATCCTATTTTACCAAAGCCTATCTAAAGGTgagctttttattattattattattattttttcccgCTAGCCTATCTGAAGGTGAGCTTTTtattctgaaaatttttttattccgcTCCTactgaaatattttttattccgcTCCAATCAGACAACCAGGAAGTAGCAATAGTCGTCAACTCAATAGTCATCAACTCCCTTCCGCCTAAAGTAGcccactttttgtgtttttttaatacataaaaaaaaacatcgAGCCCTGCAATGTGAGCCTCTTAAGGTTGCGTTTGGTTgaggtataagtaagaattacTTGTTCCAaaagataggtacaagttcagatataagtaagaactagaccaattttatgtttggatgaaaattgagttgttcctaagaataaggtaaatagcgtttggatggttaaattggaacaagagatataaaagttataatttgaaattaaaattatattatctaattaattaacatcaaaatattacttaaaaataaataataaataaattattaataaataattataaataataataataattaattattaattattaattattaattattatcattaattaattattattaattatttataattatttataagtaataaattaattaattattaataaattattaataattattacttaattaattaattattaataattattaataattatttataagtaataaattaattaaaaataattatctaattattaataattaattataaatcattattaataaataataattattatttaattattaattattaataataaattactaataatatcgattatctaattaataagaataattattttattttattattaattaataattaaataataatattaataattaattataagtaataaattaattaataataattatctaattattaataattaattataaataataaattaataataatatcgattatctatttcttaagaataataattattaataattattatttaattaataaatattaataaataataattattaaattaataattattattatctaattataaataattaattataattaattaattaattatttattttattatttaagcaatagataataattcaaatatattaattagattaattaataatttactatcattaaaatttaaatttagatttaattaaccttgttctcattcgggaacaagcttgttccagaaaaAAGGTAGAACAGTAGTTCCAGCCAGTTTCAGTCTTTTACCAGCTAGttccaaaaattcgaaaactatTGTTCTCGGGTATCAAACATTGCGTTTGGTAACaaagggggaacaagggcttattctccCCCTTGTTCTCGAACCAAACGTTACCTAAAAGTTTTAAACCCGGCATCGAATTTGATTATATCCGATTATGGGAGAAGAGGATTGCGATCAATCGAGACATATGAATAGAATAGCTGATAATCCAAACATACAACGTACGAGATTTGCTATGAATCTTGTTTCAAtctcaatcttttaaaattcgATCATTGTAGTCACCAGGAGTATTCGGCAGATCAGATTTGATAATCTTAACATCTGTTAACCTACTTGTACGACCAAGCAACTACATCTTGATTTCCACAAAAAGATGTAACAGCCACAAGCGACTGGCACAAATATCtgcagaaaataataaaaaaaaggtaaaccGGAACCTCCATCCACATTCGATTCCATCACAAGAAGTCATTTTTCTGACATACAGATCAGAAAAGAACTGCAAGCATATACAATCACATGTTTTCCAAAGCAAGAGCCGCAACCAAGAACTCGAGAAAGTATGAAGAGATTTCGATGAGACGGAAGTTGGGTCAATTTTGTGTGTATCGGTTCATCACTGCTCTTTCTTTGAGAGCACCATGACGTTGAAGTTAATCGAGTCGGGATTTTTCTCGATCATGGCTTTTATGACCTTTGCAGCATCCTGCATCAAGTAAATGACAAATACAATAAGATTTGGACTACGATTAATATCTTAGACAACTTACGAATAAAGTTGTATACCGGTAATGCTATTGATAAACAGTATTCTTGACAAGCAAAAGTGGaggaaatatatattaacatgccAATAGAGAGAGATGGAAGGCCCATCACAAATTAGACAGGATCACGTTTTCTATAAATTCGATCATaatctaaaaattcaaaacaaacAGAGGAAAACACTTTTACACGAGCTCAAAGGGCATCCTTGAGATTGTCAAATATGCATATGCTAGTCCTTGTctcaaagatttttttttttttttttttttttttttttttttgagaaaaacctTGTCTCAAAGTTCAAATAAAACTTCTGCTTATTCAAGGTACAGCTTCATGAAATTATAAGTGTATGGTACATAATGAGCAAGGCTAGATTACCTGCAATAAGGTACCAGGTGACGAAGGACCATGTGATATTGGTTGATATTTTTCTCCATCAAGCTCATAAAGTTCTCCTACAacatccccaaaaaaaaaaaaaaaaaaaagcccatcaACATTTTGTTCCTTTTATGTTCAGGTATCAAGTGTTCTACACGTAGATGCAAATGGTCAAGCATGTGAATGGAGAGATCAAACATTCTTACCATCAACACATGTGAAGCAAATATAATGTTCATTGACTTCCGGTTTGGCCTGGaggttatttaaaaaaaaaaaaaaattgtcagagGACATGtcaagaggagaaaaagaaaaaaggaaggtACTGATGACCAAATGACAATAAATTGGTATTTATAGACACGTCGCAGTAGTGGAATTGCCCACTCTACATATCATTTCATACAAGATGTTCATGCTTGATCCTTGGGAGTAAAGGCTAAGTTAGAACTTTAGAGTTAAAGCCAGATTACTggccaaattcaaaatttgtttggGTAAAggataaatacataaaaatgtATTGCATTCTTGCCACAGAGAACCAATCAGTTTTACGCGAAAACCCAAATCAATcaataagaataaaagatttgaTCCTTTCCGAATGaacatatataaatacacaACAATGTGCAGTAAAACTACATTGAACTGGAAGTAATAGTACCAACTCAGGCCCTTAGCATCTTTTGATTAATCCTAATCACAGGTTGAAACGTTTTGCCGCTACCCGACACAGACCACTCTACATACCACCACCAAGTGATTGGACTACAGAGTGATCGGAAAGAAATCTTTCACAATAAATAACAAGTTTTTCCAATAACAACATGTCAGAGGACCCATCTCACGAATTTGGTTAGTGACTCAAGTAAATTGTCTGGCCTACCATTGCAATTAGTAAAAACCAACAGTCATTAGCGAAGCTCATCTGATGCTATGAAACAATCAGTAGAATTAATAACATCtagcaaataaataatttgatgatATATCAATTTGTCACATATAAAAGAAGGTAGCAGATTATGACCTCTGTATCCCCTCCAGTAGCTGCAACGGAGTGTGCATCCTCCATTTCTCTGTCATTTTCGAGAAAAGCAGCACGCTGAAAAGGACAAGCATGACACATAAGAATTTACATAATGCTGAATCTCTCATCTCCATAGAATTCTCAGTGATTAAGAGAAACCAAAAAAGCTATCAAGAAACAGATACATATCAACCTCAAAAGGATCCATTTTAGCTGTTGCTTTATAAAATCTATCCAGGTATGATCCCTCCACTGCAAAGACAAGAATAGTCAAATAGTATAGCTCTCTCAATTTAAGGGAACCATAAATACGTAATGCAATACAAGAAGTGAGCAAGCACCCAGATAGCAAAGGAGAAACAGAATAGCTCGAAAGATAACACTGAAGAACATTCTATGTCTTATGACGGTAATAGTTCTCCAAACTACATGTTAGCATGAGAAAAGATGGGTGGAATAATGACCTTATTCTTGCAGATGAAGCATATTCGAGCTTCTTACTTTCCAACATCTATAAAAGCTCATTAGGAGGAACCAAATTGGATTTACCAAAAACGAATCGCTGGTTGTTTGATAAGGACAAAGGCATGCTAAAACGGCAGCAGCCGTAACATGTTCTTCATTATGATCAGGGTATCATGGCAAACATGCGCTAAACTAGCCATCCTAATGACGGATATATCAAAGTTCATAAACACAAGTTCCAAGAATCATGATGATAGTTGCCCTTCGTAAATACGAAAGTACCTAGCTTGATGTCTGAAGTAGCATTTCCTATAGAATGAAGTACCCCAATTGTTCCACAAGCATTATCCACTGTTTGTTTAAGAAAGTACACCTTCCCGTTTATTTCCTGCGCCGTAGAAAAATAGAATTAGCTCAACGTGAGCTAACAACCATATTAATAGACCTGAATTGTTAAACCAGAGGCTTCCGCAGTTTTAAAGTTCGTTAGCTTCTTGTATCTCTTGCATTGTATAATTCCGTAATAAATTTCTAGCATTATAGACAACGTACTAATGATTCACTACTAACTAACATACATGACTACAAATGTAAATCGAGCGCCttctttttgtatattttcAATTATCTTTACCTGAATTTTCAACTTATGAAAATCGATTCTATTAAATGTCTACGATGAATGAATAATtaaacatcaaaaaataaataaataaatgcaaaCGTGTATCACCTTCGTTTCACCCTTGGACCACAGTTCTCTATCAGCTTGCCTCTCAGCTTCAATCTGAGCcgaaattttaaaagataagcCATTCAAAATCTCCAAAAGATCAACAAGCAtaaatattaaatcaaaatcATTACCTCCGAAGAGTAGGGGAAAAGGAACAACACTGCGAGAATCGGTTTAGGCACCATCTCCAAGAGCTCCTCATCCAATCCGTACACATCGTTGAACTCCGCTTCATCCTCGGGAACTCCCAATCCCCAAATAAACTGCATCCTCGAATcgaaaaaccaaaaacaaaaatctcaaaattcaacagtaaatccaaaccctaattcgGAAAGCGATTTAAAAAATGAATCGAAATA
This genomic window from Ananas comosus cultivar F153 linkage group 3, ASM154086v1, whole genome shotgun sequence contains:
- the LOC109707766 gene encoding ubiquitin carboxyl-terminal hydrolase 3 gives rise to the protein MSSSPSTKRWLPLEANPDVMNQFIWGLGVPEDEAEFNDVYGLDEELLEMVPKPILAVLFLFPYSSEIEAERQADRELWSKGETKEINGKVYFLKQTVDNACGTIGVLHSIGNATSDIKLVEGSYLDRFYKATAKMDPFERAAFLENDREMEDAHSVAATGGDTEAKPEVNEHYICFTCVDGELYELDGEKYQPISHGPSSPGTLLQDAAKVIKAMIEKNPDSINFNVMVLSKKEQ